Part of the Streptomyces sp. NBC_01460 genome, CCTCGCGGACCTCGTCCGTCACGCGGTCGAGCGACAGATACGGATTGAGGTCCTCCAGCTCGACGAGCAGCAGGTCACCCTCCGGTGTCCGGCAGGCGTCCACGCGCTGGATGCCGTGGGCGAGGGAGTTCCACTCCACGAAGCGGCGCGCGAAGTCCAGGTCCTCGGAGCTCGCCGCATACGGTTCGAGCACCCACCGCCTGTCCGGATGCGGTGCGTGCAGGGCGTACTGGAAGTCGTGGTCGACGAAGTAGAAGGACACCTCGTAGCGGAAGTCGATCCGGGGCTGGACGAGCAGGGTGCCGTCGGCGTCCTCGGGCAGCTCCGGTTCCTCGGTGAACCGGAGTCCCACCGAGTCCGCGCCGAGCTTCGGCTTGACCACGTACCCGTCCGACCGGGAGAGCAGCCCGAGGTCGGCCGCGCGGTCCACGGTCGGGATCACCGGGAACCCGGCCCGGCTCAGATCGACCAGGTACTGCTTGCCCGCCATGTCCCCGCGGCCGTCGAGCGAGTTGTAGACCCGGGTCCCCGACTCCCGGGCCCGGGTCCGGAACGCGTCGTACGCCTCCTGGTAGTGCAGGACCGGACCGCTGTTGCGCACCACGACCGCGTCGAACCCGTCCAGCAGCGCCGCCGCGTCCCGGGGGTGACAGAGCGCGACGTCGAAGGACTCGCGCAGCCGTGACGTCAGGAAGATGTCCTCGTCGCAGTACCGCCGGCCGCGCGCCTCGTAGGCGAGGTCGGTGACGAAGAGGACGGACGGGCGGGGTGCGGCGGGCGCGGCGATCAAGAAGTACTCCCAGGGGGTTCGGTTGCGGGCCGTCGGTCAATAGCCTTGCCGGTGCTGCCCGTTCACTGCCGTGCAGCGCCCTGATCTCTGCCCCACAGGAGTCACACGTGTCCCAGGCTTCGTCACCACCCGACATTCTCTCGCCCGCGTTCGCCGCCGATCCCTACGGGGCCTACCGGACGATGCGCGAGAGCGCCCCCCTGATCCACCACGAGGCGACGGGGAGTTACCTCGTGTCCCGGTACGAGGACGTCGAGCGCGTCTTCAAGGACCGGTCCCAGGAATTCACCACCGAGAACTACGACTGGCAGCTAGAGCCCGTCCACGGCCGGACGATCCTCCAGCTCAGCGGCAGGGAGCACGCCGTACGCAGGGCCCTGGTCGCTCCGGCCTTCCGGGGCGCGGACCTCCAGGAGAAGTTCCTGCCCGTCATCGAGCGCAACGCCCGCGAGCTCATCGACACCTTCCGGCACACCGGAGAGGCGGACCTCGTCGAGGCGTTCGCAACCCGTTTCCCCGTCCTGGTCATCGCCGACATGCTCGGCCTGGACCGGGACGACCACCAGCGGTTCCACGGCTGGTACACCAACGTCATCGCCTTCCTCGGCAACCTGGCGGGCGACCCCGAGGTCACCGCGGCGGGGGAGCGGACCCGCCAGGAGTTCGCCGAGTACATGATCCCCGTCATCCAGCGGCGCAGGGAGGAGCCCGGGGACGACCTGCTCTCCGCGCTCTGCGCCGCCGAGGTCGACGGGGTGCGGATGAGCGACGAGGACATCAAGGCGTTCTGCAGCCTCCTCCTCGCCGCCGGCGGGGAGACCACCGACAAGGCCATCGCCTCGGTCTTCGCGAACCTGCTGGCCCACCCCGAGCAGCTGGCCGCCGTGCAGCGGGACCGGTCGCTCGTCGACCGGGCCTTCGCCGAGACGCTGCGGTACACCCCTCCGGTCCACATGATCATGCGGCAGACGGCGGGCGAGGTTGAGCTGTCCGGTGGCACCGTCCCGGCCGGAGCCACCGTGACCTGTCTGATCGGCTCGGCCAACCGGGACGAGGCCCGCTACGCCGAACCCGACCGCTTCGACCTCTTCCGTGACGACCTGACCAGCACCACGGCGTTCTCCGCCGCCGCCGACCACCTGGCGTTCGCGCTGGGCCGGCACTTCTGCGTGGGCGCGCTGCTGGCCAGGGCCGAGGTCGAGACGGGCGTCAACCAGCTGCTCGACGCGATGCCGGAACTGCGTCTCGCCGACGGCTTCCAGCCGGTCGAGACGGGCGTCTTCACCCGTGGCCCGGCTTCGCTGCCCGTACGGTTCACCCCGGCCGCGGTGTGAGCGCCGCCGGTGCGGCGGACCGCCGCACCGGCACCTCCGGGCAGTCAGCGGATGTGACGCCCCGATATGGCCCGGGCGATGACCAGGCGCTGGATCTCGCTCGTCCCCTCGAAGATGGTGTAGATCTTCGCGTCGCGGTACATCCGCTCCACCGGGTGTTCCCTGCTGTAGCCGGCACCGCCGAGGATCTGGACGGCCTTCTCCGTCGCGGAGACCGCGAGTTCACCCGCGCGGAGCTTGGACATGGACCCCTGTCCGGCGTCGAAGGTCCGGTCGTTGCGGGCCATCCACGCGGCCTGCCAGATCAGCAGGCGTACGGCCTCGATCTCGGTGCGGATGTCGGCCAGCGCGAACGCGATCGACTGGTTCTCGATGATGGGGCGGCCGAACGCCTCGCGCTCTCCCGCGTACTCCAGCGCGTACTCGTACGCCGCCCGCGCGATGCCCAGCGCCTGCGCCCCCACCGTGGGACGGCTGACCTCGAAGGTCGCCATGGCCGCCTGGCCCTTGGCGGTCCCGCCCTCGCGGGCGCGGGCCAGCCGGGCGTCGAGCTTCTCCTTCCCGCCGAGCAGACAGTGCCCGGGGACGCGTACGTCGTCGAGGAAGACGTCGGCGGTGTGCGACGCGCGGAGGCCCAGCTTCTTGATGGTGCGGCTCGCCGCCAGACCCTTCGTACCGGGCGGGACGATGAACGCCGCCTGCCCGCGGGCGCCGAGCGAGGAGTCGACCGAGGCGACCACGACATGGACCTCGGCGATCCCGCCGTTGGTGATCCACGCCTTCTGGCCGGAGAGCACCCACTCGTCCTTGGCCTCGTCGTAGCGGGCCCGGGTGGCCATCGCGGAGACGTCGGAGCCCGCCTGGGGCTCGGAGACGCAGAACGCCGCCACCTTGGGGTCGTCCTCGTCGCCGTAGCACTGGGGGACCCACTCGGCGAGCTGGTCCGGGGTGCCGGAGGCGAAGATCCCGGCGACCGCGAGCGAGGTGCCGAACAGCGCCATGCCGATGCCCGCGTCGCCCCAGAACAGCTCCTCGTTGGCGATCTGGAGGGAGAGTCCGCTCGGGTCCCCGTACATGTCGGCGAGGGACTCGAAGCCGTACAGACCGATCCTGGCGGCTTCCTGGATGACCGGCCACGGGGTCTCTTCCCGCGCGTCCCATTCGGCGGCCGCCGGGCGGACCACCTGGGCGGCGAAGCCGTGCACCCAGTCGCGCAGGTCCCGCTGTTCCTCGGTCAGGGCGAGGGAGAAGTAGCTCATGGGCTCAGGCCTTCGGGATGTCGAAGTAGCGGGTGAGCCCCGAGGCCAGGCCGACGTCGCCGGCGATCTTCAGCTTGCGCATCATGAACATCGTCACGGGATTGCCGTTGCCGGAGACCAGCTTGAGGAACTCCGCGTCGCCCATGACCAGCGTCGTGCGGGGCTCCGCGTCCGAGCGGCCCGCGCTCACCGTGCAGGCACCGTCGGCTATGGAGGTCTCGTAGACCTCTTCGCTCTCGCCGGTGATCTTCCAGCGGATCAGGGCCTTCAGCTGACCGGCCGCCTCCGGACGGAACTGCTGGCGCATCCGGCCGAAGACCTCGCTCAGCACCCGGGTGCGCAGGTCACCGTGCATGACCTCGCCGAGCTGCCTGGCGGACAGGCCCTTGACGATCCGTGCGAACTCCTCGGGGGAGACGGCCGCGAAGTCGAGCCCGGACAGTTCGTCGGTGAGGTTGCCGCTGCTGTTCTCGGCCACGCCAAATCCTTACTCCAGAGTAAACTTACTTCTGGGTAAGGTAAGGCGGCCGCCGCCGCTTAGCAAGCAGCCGTCACCAGGATCCGTCCGGGTGCACCGCCAGGTGCGGGTGATGGGCCGACAGCACCTTGTTGGCCCGGGCGAGCTCGGACAGCGCCTGCTCGCGGTCGGCCTGGTCCTCGATGCCGAGCCTCGGCCCCCGGAACCTGCGGACCTCGCGGGCGGCGCAGTCGGCGTCCAGCTCCGCCTGCAGGATGTGCGGCGGGGTGCAGGACCCGATCAGCGCGGCGACCCGGTCGGGGATCGGTACGGGGACGAGCAGGTGCGAGGCGGTCATGTGGGGGTTCCCTCTCGGATGGTCGGCCAGGAGGTGGTGCTCCGCGACGGCCGGTGGGCCACCGCTCCTCCTTATGTAACGGGACGCAGTTCCTGGTTTCTCGTTGAGAACGTCTCCGTGTCGCAACCGTTTGGGACTGACCGTCTATTTCGCGTTACCTGGCAGTAAGTTGATTCTGTGCGCGGTGT contains:
- a CDS encoding cytochrome P450, which encodes MSQASSPPDILSPAFAADPYGAYRTMRESAPLIHHEATGSYLVSRYEDVERVFKDRSQEFTTENYDWQLEPVHGRTILQLSGREHAVRRALVAPAFRGADLQEKFLPVIERNARELIDTFRHTGEADLVEAFATRFPVLVIADMLGLDRDDHQRFHGWYTNVIAFLGNLAGDPEVTAAGERTRQEFAEYMIPVIQRRREEPGDDLLSALCAAEVDGVRMSDEDIKAFCSLLLAAGGETTDKAIASVFANLLAHPEQLAAVQRDRSLVDRAFAETLRYTPPVHMIMRQTAGEVELSGGTVPAGATVTCLIGSANRDEARYAEPDRFDLFRDDLTSTTAFSAAADHLAFALGRHFCVGALLARAEVETGVNQLLDAMPELRLADGFQPVETGVFTRGPASLPVRFTPAAV
- a CDS encoding acyl-CoA dehydrogenase family protein codes for the protein MSYFSLALTEEQRDLRDWVHGFAAQVVRPAAAEWDAREETPWPVIQEAARIGLYGFESLADMYGDPSGLSLQIANEELFWGDAGIGMALFGTSLAVAGIFASGTPDQLAEWVPQCYGDEDDPKVAAFCVSEPQAGSDVSAMATRARYDEAKDEWVLSGQKAWITNGGIAEVHVVVASVDSSLGARGQAAFIVPPGTKGLAASRTIKKLGLRASHTADVFLDDVRVPGHCLLGGKEKLDARLARAREGGTAKGQAAMATFEVSRPTVGAQALGIARAAYEYALEYAGEREAFGRPIIENQSIAFALADIRTEIEAVRLLIWQAAWMARNDRTFDAGQGSMSKLRAGELAVSATEKAVQILGGAGYSREHPVERMYRDAKIYTIFEGTSEIQRLVIARAISGRHIR
- a CDS encoding SCP2 sterol-binding domain-containing protein translates to MAENSSGNLTDELSGLDFAAVSPEEFARIVKGLSARQLGEVMHGDLRTRVLSEVFGRMRQQFRPEAAGQLKALIRWKITGESEEVYETSIADGACTVSAGRSDAEPRTTLVMGDAEFLKLVSGNGNPVTMFMMRKLKIAGDVGLASGLTRYFDIPKA